atcattatcattattatattatatataaaaagcctaaacgagctttgaatttcaggctcgagctcgggcttgaTAACCAAACGAGTTGTATATCAGGCTCAgactcgggctcggctcgttcgagcttgtAACCaagccgatcacgagtagctcttgagcctctgggcttgtttacaccctaAATGCATTTTAAAACAATAACAAGTAGTTTTCTGCATATTATCTTCAGAGCTATAGAATTTCCAGAAATAACTAACTGAGAACATGATATAGTTATTTTGTAGGCTATAAATTTGCAGGGTCCAGGTGTTACGGAAATGCGTAACTGAGACCTTTAGTATTATGAGCTCACTGTCAGTTGAACGTTCCTACTTAAACTTTCATAGCTTCCCCCCAATCCCGTTGACCCACATGAACTATTCAATTAGTAACCAATGCTGTTGTTGGGTGCAGGTTCATTTATCTTTTTATCGGCGTTGGTGCAATCCTCTTCGTCATATCTTGTTGCGGGTGCATCAGTGTAGCAACGCGCAACGGATGTTGCCTAACCTGTGTATCCTAGTTTTTATAAACCGTTTACATTTCTATACGCAAAGGCCGAGTATTGGTTTCCTCGTTGCAGGATCATTAAAATGTAATGCATTTGtctttttagagtaaattacaaaaatcgtcctttatgtatgtcaattattgcaaactgtgtcctttatcttcaataattacagaaaacgtactcgatgtttgcatacctttgcaagttatgtcctttagccctaactcagttaatttttgtagTTAAATCTGACCAAGTGGACCCCcatatgagggtatttttgtggttaaacctgaccaaatggaccccacgtgaaagtaaaatgaccaaaataccctcatgtggggtccatttggtcagatttaaccataaaaaataattgagttagggctaaaggacataacttgcaagggtttgcaaacatcgagtacattttctgtaattattgaagataaagaacacggtttgcaataagtgacatacataaaggacaattTTTGTTATTTACTCGTCTTTTTAAGTAAAAttgctattattattattttttctttttgtgtttgttgGACTCCTTAAGAACCTGTAGTACTCTGTACTTTTGATATTATTAATCTTAGTCGAAGTGGGATGTGCTGCTTTCATCTTCTTCGACAAAAGCTGGCGATCAGTGAGTTCTCTGAGTTACACCTTCATTTCCGACATGTTTCGGATGCATCGTCTAATCAAATGTAAACATTTTTTCAGGATATCCCTATAGACAAAACCGGAGAATTCGACACAATATATCATTTCCTAAGGAAGAACTGGAATATCTGTAAATGGGTTGCACTTGGAGTTGTTATATTACAGGTAAGGAAACTTAACGAATATTATAGACAACAGTAAATGATTAATAATCGACAATGATTACTTGTGGATATGCAGGCTCTGGTATTTTTGTTAGCGTTAATGGTACGCGCTGCAAACGCACCAGCGGAATATGATAGTGATGACGAGTACATTAATGGTCCCAGACGGCAAAGACAACCTTTGATCATACGACAAGAAGTTCCAGCAACGGGTATTCCTGTTACTACAGGACCCCTTGATAGCCGTCCCAGCAGAAATGATGCTTGGAGTGCACGTATGAGAGAAAAGGTTCATCCTTTTTCTTTCCTATTTAATAAAaatcatagttgttaatagcgaatagcgacaaatagcgacaagggacctatatgctacatagcgaatagcgacaaatagcgaccgcTATTTTAGATaaagcgatacactagaaaaagaattttgaaattttttatatgtatattatatcaaaataccttggtatatatgctattttacatgtatatttaacaaaaacttagaaatccagctattttatagctatatctaattgctatttaaatttaaaaaaaaactaactgtcGCTATTCACGCTATTGGTCGCTATGACCCAAATAGCGACATTTGGTCGCTtcgctacatagcgcgctatagcggtcgctatagccgctattgacaactatgataaaaatgtcattttttctGACCCGTTATTAAATAAAACACAACTACTAAATTATTTTTGTTGGTATGATCCCAGTACGGGCTTGATACATCGGAGTTCACTTACAATCCGAATGACCCAAATAGGTATCAGCAAGGCACCACACCACCAACAGAAGAGAAGAGTCGATGTGCCATCATGTAAGCCAAACGACCGAAATATAGGGTGtgatatattattatatatgGATGTTGAGTAGAAAAACATGATTTGTTATTGTATAGTTTGTTTAAAACATAGATTGACAAGTGAGAAATTGAATTTATGTAATGTAATATATCTTAGTTTTTGAGCTCATTTGTGGAGTTAATAGTTTAAacaaagagttaattgcccggatggtctctgtggtttcatgttttttcacatttagtccccaccttttgaaaattgcaggtatgctccctatggtttgttattttgttactcggatagtccctgagtatatgtcagttagtttggaaatagcaggtatgctccctatggtttgtcattttgttactcggatagtcccctgagtaaatgtcaggggactatccgagtaacaaaatgacaaaccatagggagcatacctgctatttccaaaaggtggggactaaacgtgaaaaaacatgaaaccacagggaccatctgagCAATTAATTCTTTAAACAAATAAGGGGCCTATTTGAGACTGACTATTCAAGTGTGGATAAGTTTATATTTTGTTGCCCTCCTCCATCATGAGTTAGTTAACCTCTCACACCAGAAACCACCCTATGCTACCACTGCCACCGCCATGACTGTTGCCTGTTGTCAGCCGATGAGTTTGCCGATTTGCAATTTGAAGTTTACATATACTAATCATCTTTTGAGAAATTTATATAGTATGAATTTTGTAAGTTGGTAATGCTATATACTTTACCAAAGCATTATATTTTACATGTATAGACTTGTGATCACATGGAGATGGAGATGGAAATGGGGATAGGAGGGACGTAGAAGTATGGAGGTTGATATCACCTATCAAATAGCGTGTCTGCCTTTTTAGGGGTCAGGAAGCGTACAATAATGAAAGCTTCAAAGAAAAATAAGTAGGGCTGGCAATAGGTAACCTGTAGGTAACCTGCTAAGACACGATAACCAAAAAGTACTTCATgtgattttttacattttttataatAATCAAAATTTGAAAGTTAGGATCCATTATTTCTCCAACTAGCTGCATAAAATATACATCTGTCTTATAGACATtggatataaagtagttaaacgagtcgtattcatgtttaaaatttttgttgttCGCGTTATCAGATACCTGTTAAACCTGCTAAGACACGATTTGTCAGCCCTAAAAATAAGCAAAgaaataaattttattttataataatgataacaacaacaacaataaataTTTTTTGGATTAATTTTTGCCTTTTTTGTGAATTTTGCTTTCATTTATACGTATGTATAGTTTTGTACTAACGGCTCGCAACTAGTAAAGATAAATCATTTCCTAATAAATTTATAGAAATAACATCAAATCATTTTTTTGTGGGTCCATGTCATCATATTACAATTTTGTTTACCAAATCTTAAATTTTACATGTAGTCGTGAACAAACTCTTGATCATTTGGAGATGGAgatagtgtgacaactcgaatttccaagatttccatttcacatttattgcacgttcattgttcgtgtagttaattatttgcacaattgattgctatggaatgatATACGTGTTGATGCaataaatcgtattgtgtgattgtgcatggttgtttgttaattgtgatagacttgtcaaatatgtgaacctggtggtgaaactgtgaaattgattgagatggtgtacctttgtaaaatagaataattgagggtgtgaagagttattagtgaaaacttaattatacttaaccctaatccccttttcactaatcattctctcaaaatcaaaacacgtacttgtaactctctaatcctctagtaagcatcatcaccatcatcattggcacaagataatcatcacacttgattcctctttctctagaatcattcaaggtaattgtgtaatcattgttaattgattgttgattgtataGATTCTTGATTTTGTGTTTCATACAAACCCTAATTCTTATGTGATAGTTCTGAGCTTTGATTGATTCCTGTTTATCATGATTTATTATGTAATGATTATGGTTGTATGTTTATTCGACTGCCTAATGCCAATCCGCTTGATATGATGAACATGTAAATCGTTGAATTGATTCTGCTATGAATGTATGAGGTAGGGTTTGATCGTATGAACATCAGAACGTAACCGTTCTAATCTTATTGATTATGTGAAATGTTGGAATGCACGCATGAtggttgtctgagttttatcatGATAGTCCGAGTTTCATAGGAAGCATTAAGTCCGAGCTTATATACATAGCACACCTGGTCCGAGTTTAAAAAGAAGTAAATGCCCGAGTTTTTGTGCTTGTGGATCATGTCCGACCTTTGCATGTTTAAGTAATGTCCGACCTCTTTGAGAAGTTGTATCCGAGTTTTTAAACAAGCaagaggtccgagtttcatgtgttgaataggtccgagtttcttactttgatgatgtccgagtttaattcatATGGCTGGACCGAGTTTAGTTATCatgcatggtccgagtttaaggcaTTAGGGAGGTGGTCCGAGTTTGGCTTGCAACAAGGGGGATCCGAGCTTTAAACCCCaccccttggtccgacttttatgtgaAGCCTCCTGTCCGAGTTTGTTTAGGGACTTGTTTGGTCCGACTTTAATCATGTATATGTCCGAGTTTCctttaaaatgttatatgtccGAACTCATTGACTTGTTATTGCTCCGaactgttt
The Helianthus annuus cultivar XRQ/B chromosome 6, HanXRQr2.0-SUNRISE, whole genome shotgun sequence genome window above contains:
- the LOC110864531 gene encoding tobamovirus multiplication protein 2A; translation: MACKGFLECLLKLLNFLLTLSGLAMVGYGIYLFVMYKNATDDADIVRPNEEMTQFGRPMLMAVSLSSNDFYDHLPTAWFIYLFIGVGAILFVISCCGCISVATRNGCCLTCYSVLLILLILVEVGCAAFIFFDKSWRSDIPIDKTGEFDTIYHFLRKNWNICKWVALGVVILQALVFLLALMVRAANAPAEYDSDDEYINGPRRQRQPLIIRQEVPATGIPVTTGPLDSRPSRNDAWSARMREKYGLDTSEFTYNPNDPNRYQQGTTPPTEEKSRCAIM